In Nomascus leucogenys isolate Asia chromosome 3, Asia_NLE_v1, whole genome shotgun sequence, the genomic window ACTCGGCGGTGGCTCGCATCTCGCGGGCGCAGTACAACGCGCTCACCCTCACCTTCCAGCACGCCATGCACGACTACAACCAGGCCGAGATGAAGCAGCGCGACAACTGCAAGATCCGCATCCAGCGCCAGCTGGAGATCATGGGCAAGGAAGTCTCGGGCGACCAGATCGAGGACATGTTCGAGCAGGGTAAGTGGGACGTGTTCTCCGAGAACTTGCTGGCCGACGTGAAGGGCGCGCGGGCCGCCCTCAACGAGATCGAGAGCCGCCACCGCGAGCTGCTGCGCCTGGAGAGCCGCATCCGCGACGTGCACGAGCTCTTCTTGCAGATGGCGGTGCTGGTGGAGAAGCAGGCCGACACCCTGAACGTCATCGAGCTCAACGTACAAAAGACGGTCGACTACACCGGCCAGGCCAAGGCGCACGTGCGGAAGGCCGTGCAGTACGAGAAGAAGAACCCCTGCCGGACCCTCTGCTGCTTCTGCTGTCCCTGCCTCAAGTAGCAGGCCGGCCCGGGCCGCCACCGCCCGTCCCAGACCATGGAGCGCGCTGGGAAGGACGCGCCAAAGCCGGGAGCTCTGCCCTGCAGGGAGTTGCCCCAACTCTTTCCGGAACTCAGTCTTTAGAGAAGAAACGCCAGGTTCAAGAATTgcaaaggtcaggagatcgagaccacggtgaaaccccgtctctactaaaaatacaaaaaattagccgggcgtggtggcgggcgcctgtagtcccagccactcggagaggctgaggcaggagaatggcgtgaacccgggaggcggagcttgcagtgagccgagattgcgccaccgcactccagcctgggtgacagagcgagactccgtctcaaaaaaaaaaagaattgcaaaccAGCCCGTGCTTGGAAAGATGGTTAGTTGATACCATCCGATGATTGTTCAGTAAAGATAGATTCCTACAAAGTTGTGCAATGTCATTATATGACATCTTGCACTCTTACCCACTTGACAGAAGCCAAGTAAGGAACTGACGTATCTGACTGTAGGGTGAATGTCTGAGGCCTGCCTCCTAACAAAGACTCAAGGAGGAAGTCAACTGAGCATCTGCTAATAGAATGAACTCATGATGGAAACTTCAGTTCATTTACTTTGTCCTGAAAATTCCCTGGTTCTGTTCCATTTTGAGCGAAATTGGCCTTGGGAAAAACCACGTTTTTCCTTTCCGATTCTTCATCCGGTCTACGCTATGCAATTCCTCCCCAAATATGGATCTTATTTCTGCTCATTTCCCCTACTTATTAAAATCACACCAAACACTTACTATTTTCTTatctctttcactttttaaataccTTTCTCCAGGTTATATTTTgggattatttttctaaatatttttaagcactGAATATCGAACAAGCACTCAAATTGAAGTATCAgtcatgttttatgtatttttcactgATAaagattatttaacatttatctttttacttGATTACataatgcacatatatatgtaaatgtaaaatactaaTATTCACTAATGTATGTACATAATGATCAATTGGTTTAACTTTTATGTAAGTATGGTATATAAATTTCAAGAAGAACACTTTTCTGGCTCTTGGTgttggtttgcttgttttgagtTCGTTTCACTCCAGTTTGCCCCTTCCTAGTCCAGTTTGGGTCAAACTTCATGTTAAACAACTCTGTATTGGTTATGGCGGTAGACGTATGGCGGTAGAAAATGTATACAGAGCTAGAGACAACTAACATTCTTGgaaatattgtttttgttttactgtggACCATTTTTTTCCATGCATTGAAATGGAGAAATTCAAAGTAAAAGAATTCTGTTTTTCAAGCGAGGTTAATAAACATTACA contains:
- the STX11 gene encoding syntaxin-11, which translates into the protein MKDRLAELLDLSKQYEQQFPDGDDEFDSLHEDIVFETDHILESLYRDIQDIQDENQLLVADVKRLGKQNARFLTSMRRLSSIKRDTNSIAKAIKARGEVIHCKLRAMKELSEAAEAQHGPHSAVARISRAQYNALTLTFQHAMHDYNQAEMKQRDNCKIRIQRQLEIMGKEVSGDQIEDMFEQGKWDVFSENLLADVKGARAALNEIESRHRELLRLESRIRDVHELFLQMAVLVEKQADTLNVIELNVQKTVDYTGQAKAHVRKAVQYEKKNPCRTLCCFCCPCLK